A single window of Huiozyma naganishii CBS 8797 chromosome 10, complete genome DNA harbors:
- the TRS130 gene encoding transport protein particle complex II subunit TRS130 (similar to Saccharomyces cerevisiae TRS130 (YMR218C); ancestral locus Anc_8.735), with the protein MDLAHIEDQLGQQEISISYFDPFALFESVKNEFLSIFPLEDVRWKSPTGTTKTVPRLPITLVSETDVPATDTKEPPKKQMPFIKIIIVTCLTVDDYRSKVRPLLRRWLPVVGEEEAEIGEPVLPIIFMYANSTVTDTNIFKTVSIKEKINKDFPGVQVLELKSVYKSPREKEEFWSHLSQNFKVQVVDILKERLGVLTLRLAKLTNAKQVQERLLAREELLQLFLKFKLTDEAYLQIKAIREKLPFSKRFQLGKLEFPLKYTLDESIGDLFEKGALTKFYYLKYFFINELNVLFISEHSDKVFTRIHHLTCQFLNNIDRWFFKDENLLQFKFTLLHTVILLLPDHTALNFKTLPEIKGNLLLAERECYLQAVQSMTTFSLSFKKYPGGDYIFDQVSHSYKDEDSFHKRFIGYNQEIMSLFNSSPIAKRQRTIDVLSIEIGLLHYQRKEYENALSIFISCYEFYIESNWNLIGLQILKVFVDSLVNCTKISYIEFNGSHVPVNNILSNAYLNLLKLSKDIDERKRWWLKFLAVKRSKKEEEEDPVFFPLDFIFSVEKCALVTLSRPNVYQISLKVTGKCLPEDIKAEYVKIKLRDSKGKAVDFASTDVLLSAGTTECTLETKDIAFGEFMISSLEIKICNTTFVKEIEDTKIRVVPIFNQDNVSVAVREAYSLKLGDHALELDFNNLDSATDFDIALLVNKAAREEVYPISFGAEETVTEWVIRKGDVPHLIPYYLHPSSGTSFFITATIRFVKNGVEYRDTRSHYIQCYLPLSVSVEDVFKRDVFYFKFLFNSSIRDEPIVLYSAELLPEREERYDINGVVEFSEPIFLTSSLASDSCLQCYQIKGKEGKFYCSDLFYLKVEYNTLKEILDSLVTELVWGETPSPEWEPWKYFWEQEILSRLVHNYDKYAETHTLILEPQSLHLQKICSLIDSVAFPRDLKCIVLKFLRDLTTGIAVDDPQVRNKKIKARALHVPVEFPEYEPIFHIQFEPVQDPKDTAALHPQIGCPIPFSLTVEDLSSQWVANPIAVDRLSPSRVPPPASPSQATDGRGTYVLEVASSNEWLVQGKKKFTIRDTTTTTTPTLLQRHGVSLTPLKTGHLALPRVEVTTEWQQQARTDQRNAHDTLLVL; encoded by the coding sequence ATGGATCTGGCCCACATTGAAGACCAACTAGGGCAGCAGGAGATATCCATTAGCTATTTTGATCCGTTTGCGCTCTTTGAGTCTGTGAAGAATGAGTTTTTAAGCATATTCCCGTTGGAGGATGTTCGGTGGAAGTCCCCTACGGGCACCACTAAAACAGTGCCACGATTGCCCATAACGCTGGTCTCGGAGACAGATGTGCCGGCAACGGATACGAAAGAGCCTCCAAAGAAGCAAATGCCCTTTATCAAAATAATTATTGTTACCTGTTTAACGGTAGACGACTACAGATCGAAGGTGAGGCCCCTATTAAGAAGATGGTTACCTGTCGTTggggaggaggaggcagaAATTGGGGAACCTGTGCTGCCAATAATATTCATGTACGCCAATTCTACTGTGACGGATACTAATATCTTTAAAACTGTATCCATaaaggaaaagatcaatAAAGATTTCCCCGGTGTGCAAGTGCTTGAACTGAAGTCTGTGTATAAGTCTCCGCGAGAAAAGGAGGAATTTTGGTCTCATCTTTCTCAAAACTTTAAAGTTCAAGTGGTGGATATATTGAAAGAACGGTTAGGGGTATTGACGCTTAGACTAGCCAAGTTAACCAATGCTAAACAAGTGCAAGAAAGGTTACTCGCTAGAGAGGAACTGTTACAACTGTTTCTGAAATTCAAATTAACTGACGAGGCATATTTACAAATTAAAGCCATTAGGGAAAAGTTGCCATTTTCGAAGAGGTTTCAATTGGGGAAACTAGAGTTTCCACTCAAATATACTTTGGACGAATCGATCGGTGATTTATTCGAGAAGGGTGCGTTGACAAAGTTTTATTATCTGAAGTACtttttcatcaacgagcTGAATGTACTGTTCATCAGTGAACACTCAGATAAAGTGTTTACTCGTATCCACCATTTAACTTGTCAGTTCCTCAACAACATTGATAGGTGgtttttcaaagacgaAAATCTGTTACAATTCAAATTTACACTATTGCATACCGTCATATTGCTACTACCTGACCATACCGcgttgaacttcaaaacaCTCCCGGAAATCAAGGGCAATTTGCTATTAGCGGAACGGGAATGCTACCTTCAAGCTGTTCAAAGTATGACTACTTTTTCGCTTTCATTTAAAAAGTACCCAGGGGGGGATTATATCTTTGATCAAGTTTCGCACTCGTATAAAGATGAAGATAGTTTCCACAAAAGATTTATAGGGTACAATCAAGAAATCATGTCGTTGTTTAATTCTTCTCCAATAGCGAAGAGGCAACGGACCATTGATGTGCTATCGATTGAAATAGGCCTGCTGCATTATCAAAGGAAAGAGTACGAAAATGCCCTTTCGATTTTTATCTCCTGTTATGAATTTTATATCGAGTCTAATTGGAACCTGATAGGGTTGCAAATTCTCAAAGTGTTTGTTGACTCCTTGGTCAATTGCACTAAGATATCCTACATTGAATTCAATGGCTCCCACGTTCCTGTGAATAATATACTATCCAATGCGTACTTGAACCTTTTGAAACTGTCGAAGGATATCGATGAAAGGAAACGTTGGTGGCTTAAATTTCTGGCGGTTAAAAGAAGcaagaaggaagaggaagaggaccctgtttttttccctttggATTTTATCTTTTCTGTTGAGAAATGTGCACTGGTGACTCTCAGTAGACCGAACGTCTATCAGATCAGTCTTAAAGTGACTGGTAAATGTCTACCTGAGGATATCAAAGCAGAATACGTGAAAATCAAACTAAGGGATTCGAAGGGCAAGGCAGTGGACTTTGCTAGTACAGACGTATTGCTCTCCGCTGGTACTACAGAGTGTACACTTGAAACGAAAGATATTGCATTTGGAGAATTTATGATCTCCTCTTTGGAGATCAAAATTTGTAACACAACTTTTGTGAAAGAGATCGAGGACACGAAAATACGTGTTGTACCGATATTCAATCAAGATAATGTGAGTGTTGCCGTACGGGAAGCTTATTCTTTGAAGCTCGGGGATCATGCCCTTGAATTAGATTTTAATAATCTGGATTCTGCCACTGACTTTGATATTGCTTTATTGGTGAATAAAGCTGCCCGAGAGGAGGTATACCCAATAAGTTTTGGAGCTGAAGAGACGGTCACTGAGTGGGTGATAAGGAAGGGAGATGTGCCACATTTGATTCCTTACTATCTGCATCCTTCATCTGGCACCTCTTTTTTCATCACAGCGACAATACGGTTCGTGAAGAACGGTGTAGAGTACAGAGATACTAGAAGCCATTACATTCAGTGCTACTTGCCCCTCTCTGTATCCGTGGAGGATGTTTTCAAAAGGGATGTCTTCtatttcaaatttcttttcaactCGTCGATACGAGACGAGCCGATCGTTCTCTACAGTGCCGAGTTGCTCCCCGAGCGTGAAGAGAGATACGATATCAACGGGGTCGTCGAGTTTAGTGAGCCCATTTTCCTGACCTCTTCGCTGGCAAGTGATAGCTGCCTACAATGCTACCAGATCAAGGGTAAAGAGGGCAAGTTCTATTGCTCCGATCTGTTCTACTTGAAAGTCGAATACAACACGTTGAAGGAAATCCTGGATTCCTTGGTCACAGAACTTGTATGGGGGGAGACCCCCTCTCCGGAGTGGGAACCTTGGAAGTATTTCTGGGAGCAAGAGATTCTGTCGCGGCTTGTGCACAACTACGACAAATATGCGGAGACGCATACGTTGATTCTAGAGCCACAATCCCTTCAcctccaaaaaatttgcTCGTTGATCGACAGCGTGGCGTTCCCTCGGGACCTCAAGTGCATAGTTCTGAAATTCCTTAGAGACTTGACCACTGGGATCGCAGTGGACGACCCACAAGTAcggaacaagaaaataaaagcGAGAGCTTTGCACGTCCCCGTGGAGTTCCCCGAATACGAGCCTATTTTCCACATACAGTTTGAACCGGTTCAAGACCCAAAGGATACAGCGGCACTTCACCCGCAGATCGGCTGTCCTATTCCCTTCTCGCTGACTGTCGAAGACCTCAGCAGCCAGTGGGTCGCAAACCCAATTGCAGTTGACAGACTTTCGCCCTCGCGAGTCCCACCACCCGCGTCACCTTCTCAGGCAACCGACGGCCGCGGGACCTACGTGCTCGAGGTTGCTTCGAGCAACGAGTGGCTCGTCcagggcaagaagaagttcacGATCCGGGACACCACCACTACGACGACGCCCACGCTTCTACAACGGCACGGAGTGTCCCTCACGCCGCTCAAGACGGGCCACCTTGCGCTCCCTCGAGTGGAGGTGACCACCGAGTGGCAGCAGCAGGCCCGCACAGACCAGCGTAACGCACACGACACGCTGCTCGTCCTGTAG
- the ESC1 gene encoding Esc1p (similar to Saccharomyces cerevisiae ESC1 (YMR219W); ancestral locus Anc_8.736), which produces MTGEDRQKRLTTPSRNLTPFASLLKGKRRRGNSRDINGSLQREVAVPSPFRSGFRVSKPELNRLQNKGSSEHDASKTSEWLQSLIKRGKSILSDIKKEEDQLASQLEDDLRDSQLEDSFVEAVLNKPLLPARKVSFQGKDTSFKDSNILERTSDSDRVSFDDIADNVDRLEEPNQYRLSEIAVDNISRELPLEHEDSEGSLIILSDEESEKDGNSSQGSESEENPSMSHSQEDEDDILSGEDSSSSADPLGNGEYYYSQPKTTQQVLSHQLKYNSVPERHVTFDSLLQQSEYDVNHNEDNNHPDNSSEESESEYSSEERAVEEANEQENEESYEENENNSLNYGAGETIDFAKLMKPRYPDISRMMQSVHPENQNDGATQNLDTSPEEHTYTASEWGNAVHPVENETENKTNDGFDISSETGSLEAYEITSDIEDTGPKIDNTEIQQMHEKVTNSVSDDHGDTVPIPLNDSDNETRQYVEEQSHEEEANSVEHSGESPDIDFAAIASQALLTSSEQLIHDKGYSISVSPEDGLTDTSIPLTTEKGIPPPEISPNSQKISSAKTTSASTADVHEFSEEADADDTMASLNDTTLFYSFNEESENAVIEKSDVEQSRPSSRYEIHVGTSPYSDSSCENNSHIFNQTHKYVSPFDEDPFEVLNDATNLKAYLDEPINAYESHKGSVEENVSYGETDDKKESGIPLSASTHSDANTADQQVGSFTKDSGSVEDLYLETEEERAQLPPTSTSSHEDIPITNSDLNETGRQTDLTQSELEDDASLYVSAIQPESESGVETTLHFVKEDLDSDFDEYLDKGNTIGNMSNELETQGTTNEDSKPNTTTVTQPEDDQLYSQPARKLVNIEHSLLPDAPARQFLSEENASDPSFEPNVSSHLINLEPDTSEGNNCSSPLNIVHHLAAEQMESAVNPEYPAEESRVAYTINEGEMKETDSLKRKERIDGSGDEENIVLENVSYEAQNSEPISKIQRSPQSDNEKDEARTELDVPSGNVLYDQNNIVAKRTTISGDRDDIASAVLTVNNFDRSSSLEHDQSSQENILDRMNDYEKEVDCDYKDDPLNDESPESSDDAVLNATDQEGNDRASEYHPISGFFDNLVSVEKAIDEEYVQAPLHDENNDDSKHEVPGRELPSYDGDASNSKTPEILSFEAGSSSEAKSGYSLDQINKFEDNEAFQVEASPGPDTSLPKTSNEKNANLDKVLTNSFVKPVSVGYEQPLDISKGSTLEKDGEVGKDLQPDESANSNAKSVAGKGLLFSAVGAVVSIARNIHGIINVAEEFVDRRDISDSESQSSDGILRYNEDGMNMNETIISDNKESREAELVVSSSNENSDSKLDKEVPQQDTEIKIPENNGVINLSDHPEEDCQNGQDNIVIQENATEGPLTVSQEEPNIESGDNCQQDLELPTDAQQMSEVNVDKIDGKTLVASGSNEVRSIMLNEELEVNPVTIPSDQPKRPDRNILLGDLCNIKNLAHNIENEQFQIRQDKYRDDLLFSQKTDTAFIHPIQEDSELSLDLGTKVISDTTYSGLESSEFSTSTKTFNRKEVVDKSDRNTSDLDHHQIFGVSSSTPPPYMEVDTSTKELDTLKTEGGAEPGSDIDVLVREPSGDNSAESVSVQVVSQTEDDASVSVEKARPVPPLNLEPVEEQREESEASALSNDVVVPVIDKSEESESVEPVQVPVEIVEPVVEHSDAKGGESNHLDELNNVISTEATEGVYEEGDLGALQPDTGNVPSEDVIPRESDEPSEKLNVEDEDVEGSNEIPSDGQEDKSLNPESPVKEEVEGEDDITSKGHAPPADDEEAPVEKKSPSKKPKRAPKKKNLRKLRKRKQRIDEDSTPAQPRSKRAKATPKTTKQKLVAKNTRSAKLAKKRKPSQDKD; this is translated from the coding sequence ATGACTGGTGAGGATCGGCAAAAACGGCTTACTACCCCTAGCAGGAACCTCACTCCCTTTGCGTCGCTGTTGAAGGGTAAGAGGAGGAGAGGTAATTCGCGAGATATAAATGGGAGCTTACAACGGGAAGTTGCTGTACCGTCTCCATTCCGAAGTGGGTTTAGAGTCTCAAAACCTGAGTTAAACAGGCTACAAAATAAAGGAAGCTCTGAGCATGATGCTTCAAAGACGAGCGAGTGGTTGCAGTCATTGATCAAACGTGGGAAGTCGATTCTTTCTGATATaaagaaagaggaggatcAGTTGGCATCACAGTTGGAGGATGATTTGAGAGATTCGCAGTTGGAAGACTCATTTGTGGAAGCGGTCCTAAACAAGCCATTACTACCCGCAAGAAAGGTATCTTTTCAGGGTAAAGAtacatctttcaaagattccAATATTCTTGAAAGGACGAGTGATTCTGATAGAGTATCGTTTGATGATATTGCTGATAATGTCGATAGACTCGAAGAACCCAACCAGTATAGACTTTCCGAAATTGCCGTTGATAATATTTCGAGGGAGTTACCATTAGAGCATGAGGACTCAGAAGGATCACTGATCATACTTTCCGATGAAGAGTCTGAGAAGGATGGAAACTCCTCACAAGGCTCtgaaagtgaagaaaacCCTTCAATGTCGCATTctcaagaagatgaagatgacaTTTTAAGCGGAGAGGACAGTTCATCAAGTGCCGACCCATTGGGCAATGGAGAGTATTATTATTCACAACCCAAAACTACTCAACAAGTTTTGAGTCATCAATTAAAGTATAACTCAGTGCCAGAAAGGCATGTAACTTTTGACTCCCTATTGCAGCAATCGGAGTACGACGTTAATCATAATGAAGATAACAACCATCCAGATAATTCAAGTGAGGAATCTGAATCCGAGTATTCTTCTGAAGAAAGAGCTGTCGAAGAAGCcaatgaacaagaaaatgaagaatCATATGaggaaaatgaaaacaactctttgaattATGGCGCTGGTGAAACAATTGATTTCGCCAAGTTGATGAAACCGCGCTATCCTGATATATCCCGTATGATGCAATCCGTTCACCCAGAAAATCAAAACGATGGTGCAACTCAGAATCTAGATACGTCACCTGAAGAGCACACATACACTGCTTCTGAATGGGGAAATGCTGTACATCCGGTAGAAAATGAGACCGAAAACAAAACTAATGACGGGTTTGACATCTCATCTGAGACCGGTTCTCTTGAAGCTTACGAAATCACCAGTGATATCGAGGACACTGGTCCAAAAATTGACAATACAGAAATCCAGCAAATGCATGAGAAAGTTACAAACTCTGTTTCTGACGACCATGGAGACACTGTACCTATCCCTTTGAACGACTCAGATAACGAAACACGACAGTATGTCGAAGAACAAAGtcatgaagaagaagcaaataGCGTTGAGCATTCCGGCGAATCACCTGATATTGATTTTGCTGCGATTGCAAGTCAAGCACTTTTGACTTCCAGTGAGCAACTAATACACGATAAAGGTTACAGTATATCGGTCTCGCCCGAGGATGGATTGACGGATACGTCGATACCCTTAACTACCGAAAAGGGTATACCTCCTCCAGAAATATCCCCTAATTCGCaaaaaatttcttcagCAAAGACAACTTCTGCTTCGACAGCTGACGTTCATGAATTTTCAGAAGAAGCGGACGCCGATGACACAATGGCATCGCTTAATGATACCACGCTTTTTTATTCGTTTAATGAAGAATCAGAGAACGCGGTCATAGAGAAAAGTGATGTTGAGCAATCTAGACCTAGTTCACGTTACGAAATTCATGTTGGAACTTCCCCTTACAGTGACTCTTCATGTGAAAATAACTCCCACATTTTCAACCAAACTCATAAATATGTTTCGCCATTTGATGAAGACCCATTTGAGGTTCTTAATGATGCAACAAATTTAAAGGCATATTTAGATGAACCCATAAACGCTTATGAGTCTCACAAAGGTtcagttgaagaaaatgtcAGTTATGGCGAAACCGATGACAAAAAGGAATCAGGCATACCTCTCTCTGCTTCGACTCATTCCGATGCAAATACGGCTGATCAACAAGTTGGTTCATTTACTAAAGATAGTGGATCTGTTGAGGATTTGTACCTCgagacagaagaagaacgtgCACAGCTCCCACCAACATCTACGTCTAGTCATGAGGATATACCTATTACAAATTCTGATTTGAATGAAACAGGAAGACAAACAGATTTGACTCAAagtgaacttgaagatgatgcTTCGCTTTACGTAAGCGCTATTCAGCCCGAGTCTGAATCCGGTGTTGAAACCACGTTACATTTTGTTAAAGAAGATTTGGACTCTGATTTTGATGAATATCTTGATAAAGGTAATACTATCGGAAATATGTCCAATGAACTTGAAACTCAAGGAACTACCAACGAGGATTCAAAACCAAACACTACCACTGTCACACAACCAGAAGATGATCAACTTTACTCACAACCAGCACGCAAATTGGTAAATATTGAGCACTCTCTTCTGCCTGATGCACCTGCACGACAATTTTTGAGCGAGGAAAATGCTAGTGACCCTTCATTTGAACCGAATGTATCATCACATTTGATAAATTTGGAACCTGACACATCAGAAGGAAATAATTGCTCATCACCTCTCAACATTGTACATCACTTGGCTGCTGAACAGATGGAAAGTGCTGTGAACCCAGAATACCCTGCAGAAGAATCTCGTGTGGCGTACACTATAAATGAAGGTGAGATGAAAGAAACCGATTCACTCAAACGAAAGGAACGAATTGATGGAAGCGgtgatgaagaaaatatagTTCTTGAAAATGTATCATATGAAGCCCAAAATTCAGAACCTATTTCCAAAATTCAACGTAGCCCACAGTCTGACAACGAGAAGGATGAAGCACGGACTGAACTGGATGTGCCTTCTGGAAACGTATTATATGACCAAAATAATATAGTTGCCAAAAGAACCACTATATCTGGAGATCGTGATGATATTGCCAGTGCCGTTTTAACTGTAAACAATTTTGATAGAAGCTCGTCGCTTGAACACGACCAATCTAGTCAAGAGAACATACTCGATAGAATGAATGATTACGAAAAAGAGGTGGATTGTGATTATAAGGACGATCCGCTGAACGACGAGTCGCCCGAAAGTTCCGACGATGCCGTGTTAAATGCTACAGATCAAGAGGGAAATGATCGCGCTAGCGAATATCATCCAATCTCAGGTTTTTTTGATAATTTAGTATCGGTTGAGAAGGCAATTGACGAAGAATATGTCCAGGCTCCATTACACGATGAAAATAATGATGATTCGAAACATGAAGTTCCAGGGAGAGAACTGCCCTCATATGACGGTGATGCATCGAATAGTAAGACACCTGAAATATTGAGTTTCGAAGCTGGGTCAAGCTCGGAAGCGAAATCCGGCTATTCGCTTGATCAGATTAATAAATTCGAAGATAATGAGGCGTTTCAGGTTGAAGCAAGTCCCGGCCCAGATACCTCGTTGCCCAAAACATCCAATGAAAAAAACGCTAATCTGGATAAAGTGTTAACGAACAGTTTTGTAAAACCGGTATCGGTTGGATATGAACAACCGCTAGATATCAGTAAGGGAAGCACATTAGAGAAAGATGGAGAAGTTGGAAAGGATTTGCAGCCTGATGAATCTGCTAACTCAAATGCAAAGAGTGTAGCAGGGAAAGGGTTGCTATTTTCTGCAGTTGGGGCTGTCGTGTCCATTGCAAGGAACATACATGGTATTATCAATGTTGCTGAGGAGTTTGTTGACAGGAGAGATATTTCAGATAGCGAAAGCCAGTCTTCTGATGGCATACTACGCTATAACGAAGATGGGATGAATATGAATGAAACCATAATATCTGATAATAAAGAAAGCAGAGAGGCAGAACTGGTCGTTTCATCTAGTAATGAGAACTCAGATAGTAAGTTGGACAAGGAAGTTCCTCAGCAGGATACAGAAATAAAGATTCCGGAAAACAACGGTGTTATAAATTTATCTGATCAcccagaagaagattgCCAGAATGGCCAAGATAACATTGTTATACAAGAGAACGCAACAGAAGGACCACTAACTGTATCACAGGAAGAGCCTAACATTGAGAGTGGGGATAATTGTCAGCAAGATCTTGAACTACCTACAGATGCTCAACAAATGTCAGAGGTCAATGTCGATAAAATAGATGGGAAAACTTTAGTTGCTTCTGGATCGAATGAAGTAAGATCGATTATGCTTAATGAGGAACTCGAAGTGAACCCAGTTACAATACCATCTGACCAGCCAAAGCGCCCTGATAGAAATATTCTGTTGGGCGATTTGTGTAATATCAAAAATCTAGCGCATAACATTGAGAATGAACAATTTCAGATCCGTCAGGATAAATATAGAGATGATTTACTGTTTAGTCAAAAAACAGATACCGCATTTATCCACCCAATCCAAGAAGATAGCGAATTGAGTTTGGATCTTGGTACCAAAGTAATTAGCGACACGACGTACTCTGGATTAGAAAGCAGTGAATTCAGTACTTCAACGAAAACTTTCAATCGTAAAGAGGTTGTAGACAAAAGCGACAGAAATACATCAGACTTAGACCACCATCAAATTTTTGGTGTTTCATCTTCTACACCTCCTCCATATATGGAAGTGGACACCAGCACAAAAGAGTTAGATACTTTGAAGACTGAAGGAGGAGCAGAACCTGGTTCCGACATTGATGTTTTAGTTAGGGAACCTTCTGGGGATAATTCGGCTGAAAGCGTCTCAGTGCAAGTGGTTTCACAAACAGAAGATGATGCATCTGTTTCGGTAGAGAAAGCTCGTCCCGTTCCTCCATTAAACCTTGAGCCTGTCGAAGAACAACGAGAGGAGTCAGAAGCTTCTGCGCTTTCAAATGATGTAGTTGTGCCAGTTATTGATAAATCTGAGGAATCAGAAAGTGTTGAACCAGTTCAGGTCCCAGTTGAAATAGTGGAGCCTGTTGTAGAACACTCGGATGCTAAAGGAGGTGAATCGAACCATTTGGATGAATTGAACAATGTAATTTCCACCGAAGCGACCGAAGGGGTTTATGAAGAAGGTGATCTTGGAGCTCTCCAGCCGGATACCGGTAATGTGCCCTCTGAAGATGTTATACCTAGAGAAAGTGATGAACCATCTGAAAAACTGAATgtagaagatgaagatgtCGAAGGTAGCAATGAGATTCCATCAGATGGGCAAGAGGATAAATCCTTAAATCCTGAATCTCCTgtaaaagaagaagttgaagggGAGGATGACATTACGAGTAAAGGGCATGCTCCTCCAgcagatgatgaagaagctCCCGTGGAAAAGAAGTCACCTTCTAAGAAGCCGAAGCGAGcacccaagaagaagaatttAAGAAAACTgagaaagaggaagcagCGGATCGATGAGGACTCTACTCCAGCGCAACCACGCTCGAAAAGAGCTAAGGCAACGCCAAAGACTACCAAACAGAAACTTGTCGCCAAGAATACACGCAGTGCCAAACTCgcaaagaaaaggaaaccGTCTCAGGATAAAGACTGA
- the ERG8 gene encoding phosphomevalonate kinase (similar to Saccharomyces cerevisiae ERG8 (YMR220W); ancestral locus Anc_8.737), which produces MSAKEVRAFSAPGKALIAGGYLVLNAEYKSFVVALSARMHAMVSCQQRPDIEGVYVKVTSTQFNDDEWNYRLKKKNGYVPLEINDLTNPFVEQVIFNVFNYFFPEEVPFNYIVIQTFSDAEYHSAEGTVQKVNEFKEFNFHKKDIQDVPKTGLGSSASLTTVLTTCLCANLMADLDVKNQDHLHMIHNLAQVAHCQAQGKIGSGFDIAAATYGSIVYRRFPPALIADLPTMDLVYVRQYHNALKGLIDRADWNIFVQGITLPPGLKLVMGDVRSGSSTVKLVATVQKWYDNNLPRSFDVFEEINKCNNRVIDSVTQLTELSSTDPERYNSILASINLSPKADQKSIPEITELEHAVLKIRELFRAITKESGADIEPETQTTLLDKCLKFPGVISGVVPGAGGHDAIALLTTEGTDMAELTKGNPDFEAVSWLKVTQAKTGVREEDPRHYENLHLK; this is translated from the coding sequence ATGTCTGCCAAGGAGGTGAGAGCATTTAGTGCACCTGGTAAGGCGCTTATTGCTGGTGGGTATCTAGTTTTGAATGCAGAATACAAATCTTTTGTTGTAGCGCTTTCAGCGCGTATGCACGCGATGGTTTCCTGTCAACAGAGGCCCGACATAGAAGGCGTGTATGTCAAGGTTACAAGCACCCAATTCAACGATGATGAATGGAATTATAGactgaaaaagaagaatggGTACGTCCCGCTGGAAATCAACGATCTCACGAACCcatttgttgaacaagttatCTTTAACGTATTCAATTACTTTTTCCCGGAGGAGGTTCCGTTCAATTATATCGTCATCCAGACGTTTTCAGATGCAGAATATCACTCCGCAGAAGGTACGGTTCAAAAGGTTAACGAGTTCAAAGAATTCAACTTCCATAAGAAAGATATTCAAGACGTACCGAAAACAGGGCTGGGATCATCAGCCAGTTTAACCACGGTTCTGACCACATGTCTGTGCGCAAACTTGATGGCCGATTTGGATGTTAAGAACCAAGACCATTTACACATGATCCATAATCTTGCACAAGTGGCGCATTGCCAAGCTCAAGGTAAAATCGGTAGTGGGTTTGATATTGCAGCTGCCACGTACGGCTCAATCGTATACAGGAGATTTCCTCCCGCACTCATTGCCGATCTACCCACCATGGATTTGGTATACGTTCGTCAGTATCATAACGCCTTGAAAGGATTGATTGATAGAGCTGATTGGAATATATTTGTTCAAGGGATCACATTGCCTCCTGGATTGAAATTGGTAATGGGGGACGTTCGTTCAGGGTCATCTACTGTGAAATTGGTTGCCACGGTGCAGAAATGGTACGACAATAACTTACCAAGAAGTTTTGACGTCTTCGAGGAAATCAACAAGTGCAATAATAGAGTCATTGATTCTGTAACCCAACTAACTGAACTGAGCAGTACAGACCCGGAGCGGTATAATAGTATTCTGGCTAGCATAAATTTGTCTCCAAAAGCTGATCAGAAATCCATACCAGAGATTACAGAACTTGAACACGCAGTTTTGAAGATCAGAGAACTCTTCAGAGCAATTACTAAGGAATCAGGGGCCGATATTGAACCAGAAACCCAAACTACACTGTTAGACAAGTGTCTTAAGTTCCCTGGTGTTATTTCCGGTGTTGTTCCAGGTGCTGGAGGTCATGATGCTATCGCCCTTTTGACCACAGAAGGTACAGACATGGCTGAGTTAACCAAGGGAAATCCTGATTTTGAAGCAGTTTCGTGGTTGAAAGTTACGCAAGCAAAAACAGGTGTCAGAGAGGAAGATCCTCGTCATTACGAGAATCTTCATTTAAAGTAA